The Populus alba chromosome 6, ASM523922v2, whole genome shotgun sequence genomic interval TGCATGACTAACGCTGGTTGACCACACCTAAAGTAAATACAAGTACTCGAGCAGAATACATGGATCTCATATAGACTCAAGGGCCATTTCAGTAAACTGTGTGCACTAAGGAAAACAACTCGATTCCAAGgatttatatattcatatgGTTCAACATGAATCCCCTGGGTATTGTACCAAATCAGGATGAGATTTCCACAATTTCCAACGCCAATGGTGAGGTGAACCCCTTTGAACAGACTTCAATACATGCTCAACTCATAGCAACCTGATAGTTTAATTTGGAAAAATCACATTCGGATTCCTTTTATGGGGTTCCTTCCATTTTGCACCAGTACCCATGAAAACGAGATGAGACGCTCCATAAACTGTCACCACGCTGCACCTTTGTTGTCAGTGGGGGTGCTGATTTTGTAGAAAACACCCTTGGATTTTATAGACGAATGCTGATTGCCCTTCCCCATTCCATTAGCAAGCAGCCAACGAGAACCAGATTGTTGCTGAGATGTGGTACCCCATAGTTTCTTCTTGCCCGGCTCAGACTTCAGACCAGCAACATGCACTTCTGTGATTTGGTACTGAGGAATTCCTTCTTCCTCCAGAGCCTTTTCGCTTGTCTGCTTCTCAACCTCCTGCTTCACCACTGACTCTGACtcgtcatcttcttcatcattgTTTCTTAACTCTGAGACCTTGCAGTATATTTTTGGCTTTGGTGGGACAAAACACTCTCTCCACTTGAATCAGAGCAAGCATTGGTGTACCTACAGGTTCATAATTTCTAAGAGGATCCCGAAGTTGCACCATCAGTGCTACAGTAAAGTTATTCCCCAGCAAACCACACTTTCTACCAGATCCCTTTCCACGTCCTCTCCCCCCTTTTGACCCTCCTCGAATCAAGTCCAAGGAGCTAGCATGATGGGCAGCAAGTATCTTAGAAGTTCGCTCACTAATTTGATCTTCATCACCAATATCACCGGAATCTAGCCGCATCCATTCATCAAGAGTCAGTGACAGACCCATTAATCCATCGATGTCATCTGCACTATCTTTTATGTCCAGCAGTTGCAATCCAGCAGTTCCTTCCAAACCGAGTGAGCCACTGATGTCAACACCCTTTCCCTGGAGGGAGGAAATTTCTCCAATAGATTGTGCTCTGATGTTCGAGGGTGCTTCCTCATCTGACATACCAGATTGTATTCTCAATCCCTCAATTGAGAGTGCTTCTATCTTATCCATAGCCAAAGGTGCAAGATCTTCTAGAGATACGTATTCTGAGCCTGTCTCACTACCCAATGAGCCCTGAACTGAGCTTATTAGATCTGGGTGCAGAAGATCTGTCATTCACACTTATTTGCTCAAGAGATGCATCATCCATGGTGTATTCTTGCTGTAACAAACTTTGCCTGAACCAGGAAGAAACAATAAAGTGAATgcataatttgaagaaatttgagAAAAAGAACAGCATGCCTTTCTAATTTCACAATGAGTGTTCAATCCAGCACAAACCTCACAGGTCCCTCCAGAGTGGCACCAGCTTCCCATGCTACTTGTTGCATTGTTTTCCCAGTGATATCTTCCAAAGGCATGAGCTTATTTGCTTGCATAGAAAGCTTTTCAATTCCAATTGAAGCCAATCGCTGCTGTATATCCACTATACCAGAACCCATTTCTGCTGGTACCACAACGGGACTAGAAACTTGCATGATCAAGTGCCCACTGTTTTTTCGCTTTCTGGAAAATTGAAGGATTCATGGACCTCAAGAATCCACCGTTCTTTGTCTGCAGAAATGAACCCAGTCCTTCTCCAAGAGCAGGTAATTCAATCGGCTCTTCAGGAGGCAAATTGATAGGACTCCCAAAGCCACCAGAGCTCTTAGGTGGAGAACAATCAAAAGCCTTATCATTCAAGCCCCATTCACGCATTAAAGACTCAGTCTCCAAGTCTTCCAACATTCTGACCCTTGCTTTTCCACTGACAGACTGAGTTCCCATCAGCTCCTCCTCAGCAGCTTGGATAACTGATAACAGTTCAAAATCCTCAGAGAAGTTTCCCAACCCAGATGCAGTTGAGGCATCATAGTCACATTCTCTTTGGTCAccatagtccacatcaaagtcAAACAGAGAACCACCGCCAGCTAAGGCATCCTTCTCAAATTGTCTTAACAAGCGTTCCCTAGGAGACTCAGGTTCACTCTCTGAACTCGAGCCAAATGGACTTTGCTCCATCCCTAGCATGTCCAGGAATTCATTTGCCACAGATTCAGTTAGATCATCCAAGCTAAGCGACCTCCCCCTACTAATAGTTTCATAATCAGTTTTTACTTCCGTGTAATCCTCCTTTTCTTCAGGGGAATCAAGCGCGTCACTTTCCAAAATGGAAATGCTTTTTAGTGCAGATTCCAATTCTTCCATCACAGACTCTTTTGAGCATATTTCATCCTTGAAATTGCAATCATGCGACCCAAGCTCGTCTTCATGATTGCTGTTTTCCACATCATGCAGATGAAGCTTAGTGACCTCTTCACAAGCTACATGACAACCAGTATCCATTTTAACATCTACTGTAGAAACATCTGCAGACATTATGTTAACTTCCTCTGATGACAATTCTATCCCCTGGTCAATCACAGCAAATTCACTATTTTCACTCTCCTTTTCTGttcctttttttatcaaatctgaATCACAGATGGAGGGTTGTTTAATTGGCTCAAGATTTTCAGTGAACACATCAAATTCGGGCTTATAACCTGAAGCATCCAACTTGTCTTCAAATTTCTGATGCAGGATATTTACAGGAATATCAAGTTCTGAACTTGATTCCGGCAACACCTCATGGAGATCTTTTACATCTTCTACAGAACGAGATGCAGAGCGGCGCTGCTGGTTAAAATTACCAGGAAGACTTCCAGTACGATGTACCATGCTTTTGCCATCACCTTGACAAAGTTTAGGTGCTGGTTTCACTGTTCTTGCATTATTCAGCTTCACCCTCAGCAGCTCATTAACATTCTGATTATTTCTGGGGAAGATGGGAGTATCACTAACCACTGTGTACCCAAAAACTAACATTCATCTTAGCACCTTTAGCTTCTCCTGACAACTTATAACTTGTAGTCCATTTTCCCGAGCTCTTGTCCTCCTCTAATTCCTCCAATGTGAGAGGAAGCAGCCTCGTGAGGTCAACCCTATGCTTCCCCAAATCCAGGTCCATTGCCCCAAATAGAGCTGCATAGAGCAAAAAATGTTTAGCCTCGTACTTAGCTGAGTGGTGGGGTCCGCTCCTACTCCCATATACAACGCACGTATGCGTAAGCTTCTCCTCAAACTCTGCAATCCCTTCTAAAACCTTGACAGGGCTCGTCACCAGCTCGCCATCCCGTCTCTTCCAGTGAACACAAACACTTAAATTGTCAAAAGTGGAGGGAAACCCTTCGATGGAATGGACTTGAAGAGAGAAACAACAATTGAACTCACGGTTCCTTGCATTTGAAAACGCTTTTAAAGGCTTCCAATTCCAAATTGACTTCTTGTCCTTGCGAGACGGGTCTTCCCTACCATGTTTATTATCAAGCTTCGATTTAGGATCTACCAAATGGGTTTTTCCAGTTGATCTGGGTCGATTACTAGATGTAGAAACGGAGGCCGTTCTTGAAAGGTTTTTGTCAAGATAAAGGGCTTTGCTTATAGTTTCAATTTCACTCAACAACTTGCCATTACCTGAATCCTCTCTGATCTTTTTCCCGCCTTCAATTTTCGACAACATCATCTTctcacaaattcaaaaaaaaaaaaaaacggattATTAAACAAGAGAAACCCATGACCATGAAACATAAACTCATAagacaaaaatcaaaagaaattaattaaaatcaaccaGTTAATTTACCTTCCAGTTCatggtaattaaattaaaagagaacgggtctttcaaacaaaaaacacaacaacagaAGAAGATATATAAAGCATACCTTGGAATGGCAAAAACTCTTTAAATTCGGAACAAAACCTAAAACAGCGggtcaaagattaaaaaaaaatcggattaaagagaaaaaacccAGAATAGATTAGGAAagcagagagagaaagagagcccAGAGTGGATGTCTGTCTGAACTCCGTTTTATATCGAAGGTTCCTCGCTAGgtagtaatattttttcttctcctcttctcttTGAATTGCCCCTCCCTGCCTCCTCTTTTAATCCAAACTTGGCTTCTAACCATCTTCCAAGTaaatgtcatatatatatatatatttatcatgtcAGTGAGTTGTTATTTACAATTTACATCGCTGTTAGAGccctttcttttaaaataaataattcgaTATTGTGTGAAGGCTTTCTACAGTAAtaaattttacttaaaataaattctaaataaaaatatttttattatttttatgggttttgagttttataattttttatatttatatttttctattttctttaaaatggtTCCAGTAAAGTCACTAATAACTCCTGAACGCTATAAAACATTCCATGTTTTTGTTAACTtggtttaaataattttataaaagtttttttaattgataaaatattaaattaattttttaaaaaaatatttaatgattttaatgtattatattaaaaaaaagaatattattattttaatatattttcaattaaattttttttataacaatattatatattattgttatcaaAAATATACACTAAatctatatttcaattttttttaatgtgtttggatgactttttttatatatacaagaaaTACTATGTTGTTTATACTTATTTATACACACGTGGGAtgcttttatgatatttttatgaataatgcTAATTACTAATTACACataaatatactatttttttcttctaaaatatcaataaaaaaagacttgaaTCTAGACCTTAGgccaattcatatatatatacatacatatatatatatatatatatatatatatatatatatatatatatattagtaaaaaTCTATTAATTGCATTGAAAAATGATATTCTATCAATTCTTTTATAGATAGTTTTGCAAAGACatttaaatttaactatttatatttaaactgaatttaattattttatttaatttttaaattctaaattgatttttttaaaatctagttCAAGATTtagaaattaagtaaaaaatatattcttcttcttttcaaattctttttcattggttttatttttttcctccaaaATTGAACCTTACACGTATTTGTATTAAAGTGAACATATATGATATAGCTATTTTATGTATCTAAGTATTActatacaattaattaattttgtggaGATTACGCATAGATGACGTGGGAATatgatagcaaaaaaaaaaaaaaaaatggcgtTAGATTGGAGCGTCTAATCAAGCGAAAAAAAAACggaaatttatgttttgtttggaCATGGGAGCGTTTAGGAGGCGAGGCTTAGCTGTCCCATTTGCCATTCGGAAATGCTTTGCTTGCATCTACCAAATACTTTCAAAGcgggaaaaataaaattatatatatatatatatatagtaacatGTGATGGTTTTTTGTGCCTCACCTGtcatcattttgaattttcttcttctttttttccgtATATTccttccctccctccctccctcgaGAATCACGTGAGATCTCtacttttccaagaaagaaaaaaaaccctcaatttAGTATCAAACTTAAAAACCTATTTCCAATTGCATCCCAAACCTATAAAGTTTATCAATTGCATCCTGAATACTTTTTACATTTCTCAATCATGCCCTTCTGTCAATTTCTTTAAGtctgattttcttattttatggactaagataatttttacttgaaaagataatgatgataaaaaaaaatgaacactaACATTTTAGGTTAAAACCTTTCAAATGATGGGAATTATTTGGAGGTTTTTTAGGCCAACTATACGCATGCTAAAAGCACAACAAGGCATGACCTAAATTCTAGAAATCCCTATTAAGATTCTCATTCACTTTATTCCAATtcaagatgaatttttttatataaattatactagtttcttttttatatatagaagtTATATACCAAcccatcattgtttttttcatttcatctaTCTTAGTTTAATTTATGACTAGTTCCAATATGATTGGGTCAATAGAGCCTTGAAGGTCTTTccttgcattttgtttttatgtttctaagTATTAGTATACaatgaattaattttcaatttaagcttgcttcattctttcttttaaatgaaaaaatttgaaaatattttgtatattagAAGAAAGTTGTAAACatctagttaaaaatattaCGGTATTAATAAAGTATTGAGAAATTTAACTTGATAATAAaatgggatatatatatatatatatatatatgtatatatatatatatatatgaaatgaagTTTTATGGATTAAAACTTCAATGCAAGGTAAGATTCAAACAACAATTAAGATGGGAAACCAAGAGCGcataaaaaatttcttggattaaaatataatagcaatgttataaatatcaattatgCAGGACATATAAATAGCTTTTTGGTTTCTCATGGAAGCTAAGAGCTACCGAACTATAGAGAAGGAAACAGGGCAACAACTACTTgatttcttcttgattttcttacactaaaaaacttaagagAGGAAGATTTGAgtaattataaaagtttttaagGATTTAAGGAGGGATTTTCAAGCTTTTAGGAAggattaaaaacttttaaaactagAGTTTGGAGCTTGAAAGAATTAGTGAAGATAAGGAAGAATAAATGGAATCCTTATTAAATAATCTTTGTTTTAGTGTAATTTAGAGGTAAGAAACAATTTTACCTTGATTGATTAAGGTTTTGTTAAATGATTTGAGGAGTGagtcattttaatttcataatgaaAGTTTTGACTTTAGTATGTTATAAAtatggattattattttttatgtttagattATGCTCTTAGTTATGAATAAAAATGGGCTAAGTGAcaattggaagaaaattgataaaaaaagaagaagaaaaagagagagggcaTTCTTGTGTAAGGACGATTTCAACCATACTAGATAAAGGAAGACTTGGATTTGTTGGATCAATTGACATGtgattcatgataaaaaaaaaaaaaataataataataaaggaaggATTTAATGAATGAGTGGTGAATTAAttccaaaattaatttcataatgaaAGTTTTGACTTTAGTATGTTATAAATAtggattattgtttttatgtttagatTATGCTCTTAGTTATGAATAAAAATGAGCTAAGTGAcaattggaagaaaattgataaaaaaaaaaagaaaaagaaaaagagagagggcaTTCTTGTGTAAGGACGATTTCAACCATACTAGATAAAGGAAGACTTGGATTTGTTGGATCAATTGACATGtgattcatgataaaaaaaaaataattaataataataataaaggaaggATTTAATGAATGAGTGgtgaattaatttcaaaattaaagaaaataacatacttttttattattagagagTTTCAACCTAGAAAGTGAGTAAGGGGCTtgcaatttatttgataaaactgATATGAAATTTGGTCAGACTCCTATTGATTTATATGAAAAACGAGCAGGTAAGGTATCAactatgaaaaattaaagaaaattcatgCTTCCTCTTTAGAAACATAATTcaacaatttatcatttaaagAGAGGATTGAAATggttaatttaattgataacaaaattatttttaaattatgctaATTGAAATAAGTAACTTGTGGATAAGAGTCAAAATGAATGaaaagtgaaagaaagaaaaatcatgtttcCTTTATAGAAAGGTTTGACTAGAcattttgaaagaaatgaattgaGATGTTTAAATTGGAATGTTATTTATGCTTGAATGCATTAATGAGAGTAGCTAAGGTTTGAGGGAAgtgaaaattaaaggaaaattttGATTACCAAAAAATTAGCATAGGGGAAAGAGTtgaattgtatttgattttttgtttaaataagttaatattgatgaaaaggAATGGGGGAGATACTTTTATAACTTTCTTGATATtggtttagaagaaaaaaaaatggaatgaaaTTCCAATGGTGTTCTTGTTGTGTTGATGTTTGCATTCATATGGTAATAGAAGAGGCTGCATATTTGAGACAGCATCAGAGGACTATATCGAGAGCCCAGGCGCTAGgtagatattttgtttttccaccatttaatttgttaaaagcttttaatgttaaataactacaaaatttttttagatgtgTTGCTTATATGTGTGCATGTGTGGATCAATTGACACGTGAGAAACGAAAAAAAGATTTGTAAATTGATTATTACCCTAAGTGGTATTTAAGGAATCAATTTATAAGCAATtaagaatttgaaattgattAATACCCTAAATGGTACTAGAGTCACTAGTTTAtatgatgattgagaatttaaattaactagttACTATGTGAGGTACTAGAGGTGTCATTTTATCTAATGATcaagaatttaaattaactagTGCCTTGAGTGGTACTAGAGGAGTCAATTTATTTGacgattgaaaattaaatttgactaTTACCCTGAATAGTACTAGAGGCATCAATATAACTGATAACTAAGACTttatatgattaattttcttaaaagattTAGAGGCATCATAGCGATAAATGATTGAGATAATGTGTTAGGGATAATTGATTTGAATAAGATTAAAGAAATCAATGGTATTGTTTAGTCAGGATATTATTGGCTTGATCAAATTGTTTAAGTGTTAAGTGTTGGTTAACGATGTTTGtgatttagtaaaaaataattttaacaagtTTATATTAATCGTTAGATAATGTTTCTTATAttgtaaattaatttgactACAAGATATTAACAAGTTCAAGTTGTGCagcatattatttttgttgttgcttttgGTGGTAAACTTTAATGTTGTAATTAGAAATATCACAAACTTTTTATGTAatctaattttgataaaatattttgatatgtaaataaatataatattaaaaatgtatgTATTAACTTAAATTCTCTAGTTTCATATCTTATATTGTCCGTTTTGGGCTTTACTACCCCCACAGTTTTATTTATGGTGACGCGAGCTCATTTATGAGCTTGAAGCCCCAAAACACATACAACATGTTAGCAACCAGTACTACTAATAAGGCTAGCTACCAAACCCTCACCCGCCGACGTGGGATATTACAATCCACCCCTCTTAAGAAAGCCAAATAACCCCGTAGGCACAACTAAATAGCCAACAAGGTTGactttttatatcaaatgtAACAACCCAACCCAACATGTCGTATATTATCCGTTTTGagccttaccgccctcacggttttgttcttgGTGATGCGAATCCACTTCTAAGCCTGATGTCCCAAAACGGATACAACATGTTAGTAACCAAAACTACTAATAGGGTCAACTACCAAACTCTTACCCATCAATATGGGATATTAcaataatctttcttttttatattataaataggaATGCATAAGATTTAATTTACTAATCTTTTATACCTTGATATGTTAATCTTTGTGAGATGAATGTGTTGTGATTATTACGTGGAATGTGAAATGAAAAGTcaatttattcttgattttattgaatatatgaATGATCCAGGATGTTGGATCTTGTGTTTgtgttgaagaagaagatgatgattagGGCTTGATATAATAggtattaaaatacaataagaTGATGATGAGGGCTTGATTAGAAGCACTGGAAACTCAACAATAGCAAAGAATTCTACATTATGTTTCCCtttacttgtttttcttcttcttcttcttctctctttttaattttcttttctttctacaTATTGTCTAATTCTGAGTAGTACTAGAGGCATCAATATGACTGATAACTAAGACTttatatgattaattttcttaaaagattTAGAGGCATCATAACGATAAATGATCGAGATGATGTGTTAGGGATAATTGATTTGAATAAGATTAAAGAAATCAATGGTATTGTTTAGTCAGGATATTATTGGCTTGATCAAATTGCTTAAGTGTTAAGTGTTGGTTAACGATGTTTGtgatttagtaaaaaataatttcaataagcTATATTAATCGTTagataatatttcttatattttaaattaatttgactacAGGATATTAACAAGTTCAAGTTGTGCAACAGactattttttgttgttgcttttggtggtaaactttaatttgtaattagaaatatcataaacTTCTTATGTAatctaattttgataaaatattttgatatgtaaataaatataatattaaaaatgtatgTATTAACTTAAATTCTCTAGTTTCATGTCTTATATTGTCCGTTTTGAACCTTATCGCCCTCTCAATTTTGTTTATGGTGACAAGAGCCCATTTCTGAGCTTAAAGCTCCAAAACACATATAACATGTTAGCAGCCAATACTATTAATAAAGCCATCTATCAAACTCTCACCCGCCGATGTAGGATTTTATAATCCACCCCCCTAAAGAAGCCAAACGACCCCGTGGCACAACCAAATAGCCAGTGAAGTCGATTTTTataccaaatgtaacagccAAACCCAACATGTCATATATTATTCTCTTTAGGCCTTACTGCCTTTACGGTTTTGTTTTTAGTGACGCAAACGCACTTCTGAGCCTGACGTCCTAGAACGCATATAACATATTAGCAaccagcactactaataaggTCAGCTACCAAACCCTTACCTGACAATGTGGAATATTACAATaatctttctcttttatattataaataggaATGCATGAGATTTAATTTACCAATCTTTTATACCTTGATATGTTAATCTTTATGAGATGAATGTGTTGTGATTATTATGTGGAATGTGAAATGAAAGGTcaatttattcttgattttattgaatatatgaATGATCCAGGATTTTAGATCTTGTGTTtgtgttgaagaagatgatgattatGGCTTGATATAATAggtattaaaatacaataagaTGATGATGAGGGCTTGATTAGAAGCACTGGAAACTCAGCAATAGCAAAGAATTCTACATTATGTTTCCctttacttgtttttctttttcttcttcttctctttttaattttcttttctttctacaTATTGTCTAATTCTAGCCTTAGATTCTTGTattgtaaagataaaatcatttcTGTTTCT includes:
- the LOC118047935 gene encoding LOW QUALITY PROTEIN: protein PLASTID MOVEMENT IMPAIRED 1-RELATED 1-like (The sequence of the model RefSeq protein was modified relative to this genomic sequence to represent the inferred CDS: deleted 6 bases in 6 codons), with the translated sequence MMLSKIEGGKKIREDSGNGKLLSEIETISKALYLDKNLSRTASVSTSSNRPRSTGKTHLVDPKSKLDNKHGREDPSRKDKKSIWNWKPLKAFSNARNREFNCCFSLQVHSIEGFPSTFDNLSVCVHWKRRDGELVTSPVKVLEGIAEFEEKLTHTCVVYGSRSGPHHSAKYEAKHFLLYAALFGAMDLDLGKHRVDLTRLLPLTLEELEEDKSSGKWTTSYKLSGEAKGAKMNVSFGYTVVSDTPIFPRNNQNVNELLRVKLNNARTVKPAPKLCQGDGKSMVHRTGSLPGNFNQQRRSASRSVEDVKDLHEVLPESSSELDIPVNILHQKFEDKLDASGYKPEFDVFTENLEPIKQPSICDSDLIKKGTEKESENSEFAVIDQGIELSSEEVNIMSADVSTVDVKMDTGCHVACEEVTKLHLHDVENSNHEDELGSHDCNFKDEICSKESVMEELESALKSISILESDALDSPEEKEDYTEVKTDYETISRGRSLSLDDLTESVANEFLDMLGMEQSPFGSSSESEPESPRERLLRQFEKDALAGGGSLFDFDVDYGDQRECDYDASTASGLGNFSEDFELLSVIQAAEEELMGTQSVSGKARVRMLEDLETESLMREWGLNDKAFDCSPPKSSGGFGSPINLPPEEPIELPALGEGLGSFLQTKNGGFLRSMNPSIFQKAKNSGHLIMQVSSPVVVPAEMGSGIVDIQQRLASIGIEKLSMQANKLMPLEDITGKTMQQVAWEAGATLEGPVRQSLLQQEYTMDDASLEQISVNDRSSAPRSNKLSSGSLGSETGSEYVSLEDLAPLAMDKIEALSIEGLRIQSGMSDEEAPSNIRAQSIGEISSLQGKGVDISGSLGLEGTAGLQLLDIKDSADDIDGLMGLSLTLDEWMRLDSGDIGDEDQISERTSKILAAHHASSLDLIRGGSKGGRGRGKGSGRKCGLLGNNFTVALMVQLRDPLRNYEPVGTPMLALIQVERVFVPPKPKIYCKVSELRNNDEEDDESESVVKQEVEKQTSEKALEEEGIPQYQITEVHVAGLKSEPGKKKLWGTTSQQQSGSRWLLANGMGKGNQHSSIKSKGVSTKSAPPLTTKVQRGDSLWSVSSRFHGTGAKWKEPHKRNPNVIFPN